CAGACCAAACCGTAAAGAGACATTTTTACAGCAGACCGTAAAGGGTCTGGATTTCGTCGGGGGCCGGATCGTAATGGGAAAACTCCATGGCAAAGGTGCCGCGCCCACGGGTGACGCTGCGCAGTTCGCCCATGTAGTCGAACAGTTGGGACAAGGGTGCGCGGGCCTGAATTAATTCGGACTCCGAGCGGGTTTCCAGCCCGTCGATACGGCCGTGCTTCTGTTGCAATGAACCGATAACCTGGCCGGCGTGTTCCGTCGGTACGGTCAATTCCAGCGCCATGACCGGTTCCAGCAGTGTCAGGCCGGCCTGGGTGGCGGCCAGGCTGAGTCCGCGTTGGGCTGCTGCAAGCAGGCCGATCTCGGTGGTGAGCCCTGGCTCGAAGGGCGCTTCGATGATGGTGATTTCCACATCGGTCAGGGGGTAGCCTGTCCGGATGCCGGCCGCACAGCTTTGGTGCAGACATTTTTTGAGCTCTTCGCGAAGTCGGGCAGGCAGTGGATTCTCATCCTCCGGCAGGACGATCCGCAGGCCTTTGCCGCGTCCCGAGGGGGCGATTTCCAGAGTGACCTCGCCGGATTGAATCCGGCCTTCCGTTTCCCGGTGGAACCGCTCATGATGTCTGGCACTGTTCTGAACGGTTTCCCGGTAGACGACCTGGGGTCTGCCGGTACGAACCTCGACGCCGAATTCACGGTGCAGGCGGTCGGTAATGATTTCCAGGTGTAGCTGTCCCATGCCGGTGAGAATGGTCTGGCCGGTATCGGCATCCTCCCGTACCCGGAAGGTCGGATCCTCCCACAGCAATTTTTCCAGGGCTGCGGGGAGCTTTTCACGATCATCGATGTGGCGGGGTTCCACCGCCAGCGAGACGACGGGTTCCGGGATCCGCAGCCCTTCCAGGCGCAGGGGCTGCTCGGCACGGCACAGGGTGTCGCCGGTAAGGGCATGTTTGAGCCCGACGGCGGCAACGATGTCGCCGGCCTGCACCTCGGTGACGCGTTCGCGTTTATGGGCATGCATGCGAAACAGTCTGGCTACTTTTTCCGCTACACCTTGTGTCGAGTTGAGGATTTCGTCGCCAGCCCGCAGGCTGCCTGAATAAACCCGCAGGTAGGTGAGTTTGCGTCCTGCGTCCGACAATACCTTGAAGGCCAGCGCGCAAAGCGGCCCTTGCGGGTCGCACGGCAAAAGGGCCGGCTCTGCAGTCGCATCTTGGTGATTCGGGGGGGAGGCTGCAATCGGCGGGGCTTGCAGGGGCGAGGGCAAATAGTCGATCACGGCATCGAGCAGCGGCTGAATGCCTTTGTTGCGCAGTGCCGATCCCAGGAAAACGGGGCACAGACGGCATGTCAGCACGCCACGCCGCAGAGCCGCGCGCGTGCGCGCGGCTTTTATCGGTCGGCCTTCGAGGAAGTCCGCCAGGATGGCATCATCGAAGTCCGCAGCTGCTTCAACGATCTGTTCCCGCGCCGCCGCCACTTCGCTCTGCCGTTCCTCGGGTATATCACAGGTTTCTACGGTGGCTCCCTGATCGGTCTCGCTAAAGGTCAGACAGCGTCCTTCCAATACATCGATAACCCCGGCGAAATCCCCTTCGATGCCAAGTGGCAGGTGCATGAGTACCGGTCGTGTCGTAAAGCGTTTTCGCATCTGTTCCAGAACGCGCCGGTAATCGGCGCCGATGCGATCCATTTTATTGATCAGGCAGATGCGCGGCACGGCATAGCGGTCGGCCTGACGCCAGACCGATTCGGTTTGGGCCTGCACCCCTTCGACGGCGCTGAAAATGACCACTGCGCTGTCGAGTACCCGCAGGGATCGTTCGACTTCGATGGTGAAGTCGATGTGGCCGGGCGTGTCGATAAGATTGATGCGGACGTCCCGCCAGTGACAGCAGGTGGTGGTGGCGGTAATGGTGATGCCGCGTTCCTGCTCCTGCTCCATCCAGTCCATGACGGCGTTGCCGTCGTGAACCTCACCGATGCGATGGCTTTCGCCGGTGTAAAAAAGCACCCGTTCCGAAACGGTGGTTTTGCCGGCGTCGATGTGGGAGATGATCCCGATGTTGCGCAGGTTTTTGAGATCCGGGCAGGTCATGGCACCTCACGCATGTGGGTGGGAAATGACTTCAGTCTTGCCGGACTTGGGAGAGGATCTCCATATCCAGTCCGTTGTATTCGAAGTATTCGCGTTCGAGTTCTTCCACGTAAAAACGGTCCAGACCGCTGTTGCTGAGAAAATCGTCACGCAACTCACTGTTGCGATCGGCGATAACGCGCGGCAGCAGATTGTGCAGATACAGCTCTTCCATCTGCACGTGGTGTATCACCCGGCGGAAGAGTTTTTGCAGCAGTTCGTCGTCGATGGTACCGCTGAGGCCTGTTTCGCGCACCACTTCGGCCAGCAGTTGCTTCTGTTCCTGGGCTGTGCTGTAACGTGAGTAGAAATTGCGAATCCGCTCCTTGGTGTGGATAAGCAATTTGGTGAACATTTCTTCCTGCTGGCAAATGTCGTTGAGCAGGCGTTGCAGGCCCTGCATGGTCAGCCTGCCTTCTTCGATCGCCGTTAATCCTTTGTGCAGTGCCAGGACCTTGCGCCGGCCGAATTGCCCGAGGTAGCGGTTTTGCATAATGCCGCTGAAAAACAGCTCGTCAAACAGTGCGCTGCCGAGTACGTCGAATTCTTTCTTGTTGTTCAAAAGGCTGCGGACCAGTTCTTCGCTGAAGCGAACCTTGTCCATAAAGGCCAATTCGTTGATGTGTTCCGAGGTACTGTCGAACCGATCAAAGTACGTGATGATCAACGAGAAATTCTCTACCAGGAAAACATCGGCGCCGTCGCGCACCTTTTCGTCGCAGGCCTTGGCGGCCTCCAGCAACATCTGTTCGAATGCATAGTCGCGGTTTTGTACGGCCCGGCGCTTGGCTTTAAGCAATTGTACCAGGTCTTCGCCGTCGATGCGGGCATCGATCTGCCGTTCATGCAGAAAGATGCCTTCGAGAATCTGGCGGGTATCCGACAGATAATCCTGTTCATCGGAACTGGCCAGCAGTTCCGGTTTAAGGACTTCATCAAGGGCGTAAAACAGGGCCGAGGGAATTTTGCTGCGCACCGACAAGGTTTTGAGCCGGGTTAAACGTGCGTTTTCGGCAGGTTCGATACGCCCGTTGAGCTTGCATCCGACCAGGATGTTTTTATATTCGTCGACGATGCGCCGATTGGCCGCATGTTTGTACATGACATCGATGCGGATACGTTCCTGCTGGTAGCTGTCGATATCCAGGGTTTCGGCCAGCTGCACCAACTTGGCGTATTCGGGATCGGGAATGTTCTGGTATTTGTGGTAGAGATCGCGAAAGGCATCGTGATAACGCTGGTGTTTGGTATGGATGAGTTTGATCAGGTAAAGGGCGCTGCGATGGCCGAGCAGCGGCAGCAGTTCATCGACTAACTGTCCATCATCCCCGTCGCCAACGAAAGGGAACCGCTTCAGATCCTTGCCGGCCAGACGCAAAATCTCTTCCTGCTGCTCATGCCGCGGTCCCGATACGGAACCGAAAATGAAAAAGAAGTAGTTATGGACGGCGTTGCCTTCCAGGAATACCCGGTCGTATTCCTCGCAACCGTCAGTGCGGTTGGAAAACAGCAGGGACCCGTCGTCGCGGCTGCTGGTGCCGAACATGACCAGTCGGTTGCGCACTTCCTCTTTGATAAGATCGGCCAGAGGTTGCTCCACGCCGAACATATATTCACAGAAGGATCCCCCGTTGCCTCGATGGGTCAGACCGTCGGCATCAAGGATCAGTTCGTTGCCGGGAGAGAAAATACGCAGCGAATGGTCTGAAGATTCATAGAAGTAACTTCGATAGGCCTCGGGCGAGGCGACGGTAACGTAGTATTCGATACTATCGTTGACTTGGCCGTGAAGGCGGACTTCCTGATATCTCATAAACCGATCCGGTGGTTGGTTTCGTGGGTTGACTGTGGGGCAGACAGTGGTCGGGTAGCGGTGCTTTGGGCATCCTTGACGAAAAGACTGAAGCGTTGTCCGTCGTAGGCCAGTTCGATTCCGGGCGGCAAGTCCCGGCTGTCGCGGGCATGGCTTACTTCATGGCAGATATGGGTCAACAGGGTGCGGCGTGCCCCCAGCCGTTGCGCCAGTTTGATGGCTTCGTCGATGGAAAAGTGCGTCGGATGGGAGCGAAAACGCAACCCGTCCAGTACCAGTACTTCCAATCCCCGAAGGTGTTCCAGTGAAGCTTCGGGGATGACGTTGCAGTCGGTCAGATAGGCAAACGGGCCGATGCGGTAACCGCTGGCCTCACCGGGTCCGTGTTGCATGGCAACGGGCTCAACAGGCAATCCGAACAGGCTGAAGGGGCCCCGGACATCCCAGGGGTCAAGCCGGGGCCGAAACCCGACGCCTCCCTGCGTATCGAAAATATAGCTGAAATTCCGGCGAATAACAGACATGGTAGCCGGGGATCCGAAAATCGGGATGGATTCCTTGGATACCATATTAAAAGCTCGCAGATCGTCGATGCCGTGTACATGGTCGGCGTGGGCGTGGGTATAGAGCACGCCGTCAACGTGTGTCAGGCTCTCGCGCAGGGCCTGTTGATGCAAGTCGGTACCGGTGTCGATCAGTATGTTGCGTGCTCCCCATGAAATCAGCGCGCTGCAACGGGTGCGCCGGTCACGGGGATCGGATGAACGGCATACGTCGCAGTTACAGCCGAGCATGGGGACCCCGGTGCTGGTGCCGGTGCCGAGCAGCACAATATTCATCGTTTGAGAGCGTATCAATACAGGCTCCGGTTTGTTCTATGGATTGGCCGTTGCGCAGGAGTTGTCCAAAAGGGTCAGCATTAAATGACAGGATTAACCGCACAGGAGACCGTCTATCACGTTAACGCCTTATTACAAGATGGCAAAATAACATTTTTATGGAGTTTCTGGCAATAATTAGTGGCCTTTGCGATGGTGCTTTATGTTTGCAAGTGATTGCATCGCGGGAAAAAGGGCATTAAACTCCTGGTGCCATGGACGTGTTTGTGCTGGCTGCCGCGCCACCGTTTCGGGTGTAGCGAACTTACAAGGCAGGCCGTTTTTTATATTAAATGATCGTGCGGATCGGAACACTACCCGAGCCATGGTCGGGTTTTTCGCCATGAAACCGAGAAAGGATGCATGTTTATGCAAATCGTTGTTGGCTGTATGCCCGCTTTGACCTTGAAGACCGACTGCTTGATGCTTGGCGTCTGGCAGGATCGCACCGATACGCCGCTTCTCAAGGAGCTTGATACTGCCTTGCATGGTGCTTTAGGGCAATCCGTCGACAGCAAAGCTTTCGTCGGCAAGGAAGGTGAAACCCTGCTGTTTCAGACCGGTGCCGGGCTGCCGGCGGCACGCGTGTTGCTGATCGGCCTGGGGGCGTATGCGCAAGCGGATTGCGGAGCTATGCGCAGGGGGGCCGCCGAGGGTGCTCGGGTGTTGCAGCAGCAACGTGTCAAGCGGGCCGGTCTGGCTTTGTCGGAAGCGCCGGCAGGCCTGCCGTTGACGCAGGCCGTGCAGGTTTTGGTCGAGGGCCTGCTTCTTGCCTCGTATCGGTTTGACCGGTTTCTTACACAAAAACGGGAAGATTTGCCCCCCCTGCTTGAAACGCTTGATATTTTGATCGCAGATCAGGGTAGCCTCGAAGGTGTTGCCGCCGCCGTCGAGAGGGCGCGGCATATCGGCCATGGCGTCGCCCTGGCTCGCGATCTGGTTAATCAGCCCGGGAATGTCAAGTCCCCCGAGTTTTTAGCCGAGCGGGCTCGACAGCTGGCCGGAGAATGTGGTTTGTCCTGTACGGTGTTGGAACAGGAGCAGCTTGAACGCGAAGGGTTCGGCGCCCTCCTTGCGGTGGCCCAGGGCAGCGCGCGTCCGCCGCGGCTGATTGTGCTCGAGTATCGCGGCGGGGCTCCGGACGAGAAGCCTCTGGCGCTGGTCGGCAAGGGGGTGGTGTTCGATTCCGGCGGTATTTCCCTGAAACCGGGGGAAAAGATGGATGAGATGAAGATGGATATGGCCGGAGCCGCAGCGGTTTTCGGGGCGATGTCGGCCGCGGCCGGTCTGCGGCTGCCCGTCAACCTGGTTGCCATCGTGCCTGCGGTGGAGAATCTGCCCTCCGCATCCGCCTATCGCCCCGGCGATATTATCACATCTTTGTCCGGGCGTACCATCGAGGTTCTCAATACCGACGCCGAGGGGCGTTTGATCCTTGCCGATGCTTTGACCTATGCCGGTCGTTTTGAACCGCGCGCCGTCATCGATCTGGCGACCTTGACCGGGGCCTGTATTATCGCCCTCGGCCACGAGGCTTCCGCGGTCTTCAGTAATCGCGACGAGCTGGCGCGGAACCTGATTCGGGCCGGTGAAACCAGCCGGGAGCGCCTCTGGCAATTGCCCTTGTGGGACAGTTACGACAAGCAGATCAAAAGCGAGATCGCCGATATGAAAAACACCGGAGGCCGGCCTGCGGGTACCATTACCGCGGCTGCTTTTCTGCAGCGGTTTGTTCCTGACTGTCCATGGGCTCACATCGACATCGCCGGTACGGCCTGGGAGGCTAAGGGCACGGCCCTTTGTCCCAGGGGCGGCACGGGGGTCGGCGTGCGTCTGTTGATCGATCTTCTGGAGCAGGAATGATTCCTTTTTCAAAAGGCGGATAGTACGGACGCTCTGTCGGTCCGGGGATGGTGCAATGTCTTGGATTTTTTCGCGCTGGCGGCAAAAAAAGGCTTGAAATCCAAAAAAATGCCGTCCGGCGTTTGCGCACCCGGCAACCCTGTGTTATTAGGTTTTGCTGATTATGCCTCTCCTATGGGTCGGGCATGGCCGCATACCGGGGCCTCGGCGGACATGTGCGGGGAGTGGGAACCTGGAAAAAAGAGGTCCGGATTTCGAGCCGGCAGGGCCGGAAACAACGGAAGGAGCAAGCAGGTATGATTCAGGGTACGGTTAAGTGGTTCAACGATGCCAAAGGTTACGGTTTTATCACCCAGGATGACGGTCCCGATGTTTTTGTGCATTACTCCGCCATTCAGGTCGACGGGTACAAGTCTCTCAATGAAGGCGAACGGGTCAGCTTCGAAGTCAGCCAGGGCAGCAAGGGGCCGCAGGCCTCCAACGTAGCCAAAGTTTGATCCTTCCGATTTTAGCTTACCGGGCTCCGCATGCATGTGCGGAGCCTTTTTTTTGGGGGCAATGCCGACAATTTGCAGGGAAAACACCCTGAATCTTGACTTTCTCCGGGGGGATTGATAGTTTCACTGTTTGGTGATTTTTATCAATCGTCCAGACCCGTTACCGGACCTGATTCTCCCGGAAAGGATATGTACATTGCCCATGAACCGCAAAATAACCGTCCCGGAAGCCATGCTGCCGAGGGGGGTCAAGGACTTTCTGCCCAACAAGGCCGCCAAGCTCGAGTATCTCAAACAGTCCCTCAAGGATGTTTTTCATCGCTGGGCCTTTCGCCCCATCATGCCGCCCACCCTGGAATACCTGGATGTACTCGAACGTGGTCTGGGTGCGGGGCTGCGCGACAAAACCTTTCGTTTCGATGATCGGCAAAATGGCAAGCTGGTGGCCTTTTGTCCGGATATCACGCCCCAGGTAGCCCGGATCGTCGCTACCCGAATGAAGGGCGCTCCCCTGCCTCAGCGCCTTTGCTATAACGGTAAGGTTCTGCGTCATACCGAACAGCAGGCCGGCAAAGATCGGGAGATCATACAGTCCGGAGTGGAATTGATAGGTTTGCAGGGGCCCGAGGCCGATGCCGAGATGATCGCCATGGCGATCGAATGCCTGCAATCGCTCGGCGCCACCGAGTTTACCGTCGACATAGGCCAGGTGGAGTTTTTCCATGGGGTGATGGATGGCCTGAACCTTCCTGCGCCACAGGCCCTGGCAGTACAGCAGGCGATTGCGCGCAAAGACGCATCGGGTCTTTCGGAGCTGTTGTCGGAGCTTTCGCTTGACGATCGCAAATACGCAGAGGTCATGGCTTTGCCGCGCCTGTTCGGCGGGCGTGAAGTCCTCGACCGGGCTGCGGACATCGTGGTTAACGACCGCTCGCGCCGGGCCTTGGAAAATCTGCGTCAGATACTTGCGGTCCTCGAAGCTTACGGCGTAGAGGAGCATGTGACGTTTGACCTCGGGGAGTTGCGTGGTCTTGGCTACCACACCGGCGTAACCTTTCAGGGCTTTCTCAGCGGGATGGGTACGGCTGTCTGCTCGGGGGGGCGTTACGATACCCTCACGGCACGTTACGGCATGGATGCGCCGGCCACGGGGTTTGCCTTTAATCTGCTCAATCTGCTGATGGCTCTCGACCGGACCCTCGAAAGCGCCGCTGTTCAGCCTTTTGATGTCATGATTCTGCAAAGCGGGCCGGACAAGCGTGCAGCGCAGAGCCTGGCGCGTGCCCTGCGCGATCAGGGCTATGCCTGTGCCCGCGATATTATTGAACGTTCTCTGCAGGACAGCCTCGATTATGGCCGGAAAATGCATTTCCGCCATGTTATGGTGGTGGCGGACCAGGCAGGCGACGTGCGGCTGATACGGCTCGCCGACGGCAGCGAACAAACGATTTCCCTGCAAGCGGTTCTCGCTGGAGAATTTCGCCTGTAATAGCGATCAGGAGATTCACACATGGCAAATGTTGTTATTGTTGGTGCCCAGTGGGGCGATGAAGGAAAGGGCAAGGTTGTCGATATCTACACCGAGCACG
This DNA window, taken from Syntrophotalea carbinolica DSM 2380, encodes the following:
- the fusA gene encoding elongation factor G, coding for MTCPDLKNLRNIGIISHIDAGKTTVSERVLFYTGESHRIGEVHDGNAVMDWMEQEQERGITITATTTCCHWRDVRINLIDTPGHIDFTIEVERSLRVLDSAVVIFSAVEGVQAQTESVWRQADRYAVPRICLINKMDRIGADYRRVLEQMRKRFTTRPVLMHLPLGIEGDFAGVIDVLEGRCLTFSETDQGATVETCDIPEERQSEVAAAREQIVEAAADFDDAILADFLEGRPIKAARTRAALRRGVLTCRLCPVFLGSALRNKGIQPLLDAVIDYLPSPLQAPPIAASPPNHQDATAEPALLPCDPQGPLCALAFKVLSDAGRKLTYLRVYSGSLRAGDEILNSTQGVAEKVARLFRMHAHKRERVTEVQAGDIVAAVGLKHALTGDTLCRAEQPLRLEGLRIPEPVVSLAVEPRHIDDREKLPAALEKLLWEDPTFRVREDADTGQTILTGMGQLHLEIITDRLHREFGVEVRTGRPQVVYRETVQNSARHHERFHRETEGRIQSGEVTLEIAPSGRGKGLRIVLPEDENPLPARLREELKKCLHQSCAAGIRTGYPLTDVEITIIEAPFEPGLTTEIGLLAAAQRGLSLAATQAGLTLLEPVMALELTVPTEHAGQVIGSLQQKHGRIDGLETRSESELIQARAPLSQLFDYMGELRSVTRGRGTFAMEFSHYDPAPDEIQTLYGLL
- a CDS encoding TIGR04442 family protein — its product is MRYQEVRLHGQVNDSIEYYVTVASPEAYRSYFYESSDHSLRIFSPGNELILDADGLTHRGNGGSFCEYMFGVEQPLADLIKEEVRNRLVMFGTSSRDDGSLLFSNRTDGCEEYDRVFLEGNAVHNYFFFIFGSVSGPRHEQQEEILRLAGKDLKRFPFVGDGDDGQLVDELLPLLGHRSALYLIKLIHTKHQRYHDAFRDLYHKYQNIPDPEYAKLVQLAETLDIDSYQQERIRIDVMYKHAANRRIVDEYKNILVGCKLNGRIEPAENARLTRLKTLSVRSKIPSALFYALDEVLKPELLASSDEQDYLSDTRQILEGIFLHERQIDARIDGEDLVQLLKAKRRAVQNRDYAFEQMLLEAAKACDEKVRDGADVFLVENFSLIITYFDRFDSTSEHINELAFMDKVRFSEELVRSLLNNKKEFDVLGSALFDELFFSGIMQNRYLGQFGRRKVLALHKGLTAIEEGRLTMQGLQRLLNDICQQEEMFTKLLIHTKERIRNFYSRYSTAQEQKQLLAEVVRETGLSGTIDDELLQKLFRRVIHHVQMEELYLHNLLPRVIADRNSELRDDFLSNSGLDRFYVEELEREYFEYNGLDMEILSQVRQD
- a CDS encoding GPMC system MBL fold metallohydrolase, which produces MNIVLLGTGTSTGVPMLGCNCDVCRSSDPRDRRTRCSALISWGARNILIDTGTDLHQQALRESLTHVDGVLYTHAHADHVHGIDDLRAFNMVSKESIPIFGSPATMSVIRRNFSYIFDTQGGVGFRPRLDPWDVRGPFSLFGLPVEPVAMQHGPGEASGYRIGPFAYLTDCNVIPEASLEHLRGLEVLVLDGLRFRSHPTHFSIDEAIKLAQRLGARRTLLTHICHEVSHARDSRDLPPGIELAYDGQRFSLFVKDAQSTATRPLSAPQSTHETNHRIGL
- a CDS encoding leucyl aminopeptidase, yielding MQIVVGCMPALTLKTDCLMLGVWQDRTDTPLLKELDTALHGALGQSVDSKAFVGKEGETLLFQTGAGLPAARVLLIGLGAYAQADCGAMRRGAAEGARVLQQQRVKRAGLALSEAPAGLPLTQAVQVLVEGLLLASYRFDRFLTQKREDLPPLLETLDILIADQGSLEGVAAAVERARHIGHGVALARDLVNQPGNVKSPEFLAERARQLAGECGLSCTVLEQEQLEREGFGALLAVAQGSARPPRLIVLEYRGGAPDEKPLALVGKGVVFDSGGISLKPGEKMDEMKMDMAGAAAVFGAMSAAAGLRLPVNLVAIVPAVENLPSASAYRPGDIITSLSGRTIEVLNTDAEGRLILADALTYAGRFEPRAVIDLATLTGACIIALGHEASAVFSNRDELARNLIRAGETSRERLWQLPLWDSYDKQIKSEIADMKNTGGRPAGTITAAAFLQRFVPDCPWAHIDIAGTAWEAKGTALCPRGGTGVGVRLLIDLLEQE
- a CDS encoding cold-shock protein, which produces MIQGTVKWFNDAKGYGFITQDDGPDVFVHYSAIQVDGYKSLNEGERVSFEVSQGSKGPQASNVAKV
- a CDS encoding ATP phosphoribosyltransferase regulatory subunit; protein product: MNRKITVPEAMLPRGVKDFLPNKAAKLEYLKQSLKDVFHRWAFRPIMPPTLEYLDVLERGLGAGLRDKTFRFDDRQNGKLVAFCPDITPQVARIVATRMKGAPLPQRLCYNGKVLRHTEQQAGKDREIIQSGVELIGLQGPEADAEMIAMAIECLQSLGATEFTVDIGQVEFFHGVMDGLNLPAPQALAVQQAIARKDASGLSELLSELSLDDRKYAEVMALPRLFGGREVLDRAADIVVNDRSRRALENLRQILAVLEAYGVEEHVTFDLGELRGLGYHTGVTFQGFLSGMGTAVCSGGRYDTLTARYGMDAPATGFAFNLLNLLMALDRTLESAAVQPFDVMILQSGPDKRAAQSLARALRDQGYACARDIIERSLQDSLDYGRKMHFRHVMVVADQAGDVRLIRLADGSEQTISLQAVLAGEFRL